A single window of Periophthalmus magnuspinnatus isolate fPerMag1 chromosome 22, fPerMag1.2.pri, whole genome shotgun sequence DNA harbors:
- the tmem234 gene encoding transmembrane protein 234 codes for MVSVVELLSLVLVSMLWGCTNPLLKRGSRGIETVAQPNRVAQVLAELKFLLLNLSYIVPFLLNQSGSLVYYYTLSTTELSLAVPVTNSLTFLCTLITGKLLGEEFGGKYAVAGMFLTMAGITLCVMSSMDPSKQSKTKV; via the exons ATGGTGTCTGTGG TGGAGCTGCTGTCCCTGGTGCTGGTGTCCATGCTGTGGGGCTGCACTAACCCTCTGCTGAAGAGAGGCAGTCGGGGTATAGAGACCGTGGCCCAGCCCAACAGAGTGGCCCAGGTCCTGGCCGAGCTCAAGTTTCTCCTGCTCAACCTCAGT TACATTGTGCCATTTCTCCTGAACCAGAGTGGGTCTTTGGTATACTATTACACACTATCTACAACGG AACTATCTCTTGCTGTGCCTGTAACCAACTCCTTGACATTTCTATGCACTTTAATAACCGGAAAGTTATTGGGCGAAGAATTTGGAGGAAAAT ATGCTGTTGCAGGCATGTTCCTAACCATGGCCGGCATTACTCTGTGTGTCATGAGTTCAATGGACCCATCAAAACAGAGCAAAACCAAAGTTTAG
- the ncmap gene encoding noncompact myelin-associated protein codes for MQASTVSPVTNTTANTTTTTKSREQILIQSSGAMIAIIVIGIIIILTVLLIILKTYNRRTHASRVLGSSSKPRPKVSQSTAQTSMPLTPMGITSVSGSMSASNPPSENGFALPRAELGSLEESSWSPSQNSFRLPRVELGSLEESSRPPSQNSFRPPRVELGSLEESSQPLSENALGSFRLPHIELSSVDENTEHSSAASSVVTFNELATMDNT; via the exons ATGCAAGCTTCAACTGTCTCACCCGTGACCAACACTACAGCCAACACAACCACCACTACCAAGTCCAGAGAGCAAATCCTCATCCAAA GTTCAGGAGCCATGATTGCAATCATTGTCATCGGCATCATAATTATTCTCACAGTTCTACTGATTATACTTAAAACATACAACCG GCGGACACATGCCTCCAGAGTCCTTGGAAGTTCATCCAAACCTCGTCCCAAGGTGTCCCAGTCCACCGCCCAGACCAGCATGCCCCTGACCCCAATGGGGATCACCTCTGTGTCGGGCAGCATGTCAGCCTCCAACCCCCCCTCAGAAAATGGCTTTGCCCTCCCCAGAGCAGAGCTAGGCAGCCTGGAAGAGAGCTCCTGGTCCCCCTCTCAAAACAGTTTCCGACTTCCCAGAGTCGAGCTAGGTAGCCTGGAAGAGAGCTCCCGACCCCCCTCTCAAAACAGTTTCAGACCCCCCAGAGTCGAGCTAGGCAGCCTGGAAGAGAGCTCCCAGCCCCTATCAGAAAACGCTTTAGGGAGCTTTAGGCTACCCCATATAGAGCTCAGCAGTGTGGACGAGAATACTGAGCACTCCAGTGCAGCATCTTCTGTGGTGACTTTTAATGAACTGGCCACCATGGACAATACATAG